The following proteins come from a genomic window of Maniola jurtina chromosome 15, ilManJurt1.1, whole genome shotgun sequence:
- the LOC123872617 gene encoding uncharacterized protein LOC123872617, with the protein MNQLIERLSKAGVGCSIDGVSINNISYADDMVLLSPSVSGLRKLLRICEEYAEENGLSYNSKKSEFLVFRGRNKPITFTPSIYLCGTPLKQVAEFKYLGHVVTERLDDDKDMERERRALSVRGNMLARRFARCTTQVKLTLFRAYCQSFYTCSLWTDYTQRSYSALRVQYNNVLRAMLGKPRHCSASAMFADVRVDDFYAIMRKRAASMISRIVTSTNSLLSALAWKLDGPLWRTWNAAHVEIRAPKRWF; encoded by the coding sequence ATGAACCAACTGATAGAGAGGCTCAGCAAGGCGGGTGTTGGCTGCTCAATAGATGGCGTAAGCATCAATAATATTAGTTATGCAGATGACATGGTGTTGCTGAGCCCCTCAGTTAGTGGCCTCAGAAAGCTGTTACGTATTTGTGAGGAGTATGCAGAGGAGAACGGACTCAGCTACAACTCAAAAAAGAGTGAGTTTCTTGTCTTCAGAGGGAGGAACAAACCTATAACCTTTACTCCTAGCATATATCTGTGCGGTACCCCTCTGAAGCAAGTAGCTGAGTTCAAGTACCTCGGCCACGTGGTGACTGAGCGCCTCGATGACGACAAAGACATGGAACGGGAGCGCAGGGCGCTGTCGGTCCGCGGCAATATGTTGGCTCGCAGATTTGCACGCTGTACAACGCAGGTAAAACTGACCCTTTTCAGAGCCTACTGTCAATCTTTTtacacgtgcagtctgtggaCGGACTATACGCAGCGGTCCTACAGCGCCTTACGTGTTCAATACAACAATGTGCTGAGGGCGATGCTGGGAAAACCACGGCACTGCAGCGCGTCCGCAATGTTTGCGGATGTGCGCGTGGATGATTTCTACGCGATCATGCGCAAGCGTGCGGCGTCTATGATAAGCAGAATCGTGACTAGTACCAACTCCCTCCTCAGCGCGTTGGCATGGAAGCTGGACGGCCCCCTCTGGAGGACCTGGAACGCTGCACATGTTGAAATAAGGGCGCCTAAAAGGTGGTTTTGA